In Candidatus Gastranaerophilales bacterium, a single genomic region encodes these proteins:
- a CDS encoding AAA family ATPase, with translation MNLSRMKIKKYRQFYDVDICYNDLITILAGPNNSGKTSLVELYRNLFENGIQNIKATDINAQVYQVQKNKLIEILIKSLTEAENKNNFLNKLEEKLSINLIDSIEVQLEISYKENDEITNFADYLMELDDTNKSFYFMYRYYFNYKFFISKVSEDYEKFSEKITTYNQIQEELNNSKDEESRQNSELKQQNIKNSLITKLFEQSFENKFYFCNNVYQNEIELDVTKFKNLFNFVRINADRNLSDEKTNNNYLISKSLIDLISDTQQWKDLLKDTPEKVFELFDNTNIKKEITDNSYACLKPVMQELKSTNGCEIGTPHLELNLTEENIGNLISNSTIAKYQVDDYLFEEQSQGLGYSNLIYIHIQIEKFKKAYDNKLVNFFVIEEPEAHMHPHMQRILIKYLNNYFYSENIQGLITTHSNEIVKVSEIETIRVIRTTEQILKNEIFDLNKFMKDIKKKDMKLFYSLLFKVNYSDLIFANKIIMYEGDTEKMFLERLLQLNKYNKLNSQYISFVQVGGAYSHKYKDILNFLGIKTVIFTDIDYDSSKCSADDIFQSKTTNEGLLSYYTDSINVEKEMITIKNLYEWVQTNPNIKLYFQTKEDGYARTLEEAILNKKLNIIVENKKTKEYWEINKSLLKFKIPLKDFNGNDIGDNIGVRDIVRATSDNKTDFMYSLILLDNEQLETFIPNYIEEGLIWLAQ, from the coding sequence ATGAACTTAAGCAGAATGAAAATTAAAAAATATCGTCAATTTTATGATGTAGATATTTGTTATAATGATTTAATTACAATTCTTGCAGGTCCCAACAATAGTGGAAAAACTTCACTTGTAGAATTATATAGAAACCTTTTCGAAAATGGAATTCAAAATATAAAAGCTACTGATATTAATGCACAAGTATATCAAGTTCAAAAAAACAAATTAATAGAAATCTTAATAAAGAGCCTTACTGAAGCAGAAAATAAAAATAATTTTTTAAACAAATTAGAAGAAAAATTATCAATTAATCTAATTGATTCTATTGAAGTTCAACTAGAAATTAGCTATAAGGAAAATGATGAAATTACGAATTTTGCGGATTATTTAATGGAATTAGATGATACAAATAAAAGTTTTTATTTTATGTACAGATATTATTTTAATTATAAATTTTTCATAAGTAAAGTATCAGAAGACTATGAAAAATTTAGTGAGAAAATTACAACTTATAATCAAATTCAAGAAGAATTAAATAATTCTAAGGATGAGGAAAGCCGTCAAAATTCAGAATTAAAACAACAAAATATAAAAAATAGTTTAATAACAAAATTATTTGAGCAGAGTTTTGAAAACAAATTCTATTTTTGTAATAATGTATATCAAAATGAAATAGAACTAGATGTTACAAAATTTAAAAACTTATTCAATTTTGTCAGAATAAATGCTGATAGAAATTTATCTGATGAAAAAACAAATAATAACTATTTAATTAGCAAAAGTTTGATTGATTTAATTTCAGACACACAGCAATGGAAAGATTTATTGAAAGATACTCCGGAAAAAGTCTTTGAATTATTTGATAATACTAATATTAAAAAGGAGATTACAGATAATTCGTATGCGTGTTTAAAGCCAGTTATGCAAGAATTAAAAAGCACAAATGGGTGTGAAATAGGTACTCCACATTTAGAACTTAATCTAACAGAAGAAAACATTGGCAATTTGATTTCTAATTCTACAATAGCAAAATACCAAGTTGACGATTATTTATTTGAAGAACAATCACAAGGACTAGGCTATAGTAATTTAATTTATATACATATCCAAATAGAAAAGTTCAAAAAAGCATATGATAATAAATTAGTTAATTTTTTTGTTATTGAAGAACCTGAAGCTCATATGCATCCACATATGCAAAGAATTCTTATTAAATATTTAAATAATTATTTTTATAGCGAAAATATACAAGGATTAATAACTACACATTCAAATGAAATAGTAAAGGTTAGTGAAATTGAAACAATAAGGGTAATTAGAACGACGGAACAAATATTAAAAAACGAAATATTCGATCTAAATAAATTCATGAAAGATATTAAGAAGAAAGACATGAAACTTTTTTATTCATTACTATTTAAAGTAAATTATTCTGATTTAATATTTGCGAATAAAATTATTATGTATGAAGGTGACACCGAAAAAATGTTTTTAGAAAGATTATTACAACTTAATAAATATAATAAATTAAACAGTCAATATATTTCTTTTGTACAAGTAGGTGGGGCCTATTCTCATAAATATAAAGATATTTTAAACTTTTTAGGTATTAAAACTGTAATTTTTACAGATATTGATTATGATAGCTCTAAATGTTCGGCTGACGATATTTTTCAATCAAAGACAACGAATGAAGGTTTGTTGTCGTATTATACAGATTCCATTAATGTGGAAAAAGAAATGATAACAATCAAAAATTTATACGAATGGGTGCAAACAAATCCAAATATTAAATTATATTTCCAAACAAAAGAAGATGGATATGCAAGAACGTTAGAAGAAGCTATACTAAACAAAAAATTAAATATTATTGTAGAAAATAAAAAAACTAAAGAGTATTGGGAAATAAATAAATCATTATTAAAATTTAAAATTCCATTAAAAGATTTTAATGGTAATGATATAGGGGACAATATAGGTGTGAGAGATATTGTTAGGGCTACAAGTGACAACAAAACAGATTTTATGTATTCTTTAATTTTATTAGATAATGAGCAGTTAGAAACTTTTATTCCTAACTATATAGAGGAGGGGTTGATTTGGCTAGCTCAGTAG
- a CDS encoding UvrD-helicase domain-containing protein, producing the protein MASSVVENNLFLVNAPAGSGKTTFIRDKINEIISIDKDFAILCITYTNRAAEELLSKINSKNVIIKTIHSFISDFLNIYFSDKKIIDLYFDIYETKIQERISSTDEKIIISNQKFKDENDGKLSLEYLKGTITKIKYNELSFNSLYYGGLSHDDLLSFAEIMLDKYPILKKRISAKFKYIFIDEYQDTSANILRFFYSVVKNTTTKLFLCGDKMQQIYKNYDGTFEDMLKNFDKESYFLKNNYRSVGNIVNVLNNIYNDEQYKQFSDINDLCSAPPSLYISTDFNYSLSIIEQNNPNILKLYIFNKERFKKIGAENLFEAVSNMEKYSFGRKYGAVDVLLTNNNDNPDPLFKLLFEINDFFEKHELKQYGLLIQKIKNPKNKIYNKSILKINVHNDKITFNKLINYVYKKYNENLKIADFLIALKDENIINESIMDVFFENLEDNEYSEVLEQPLIEFKNTCKYLKEPRISTQHGVKGEGHDEVVFIAEDSRNPLVKMYGFFNLLSTHNIDYTSFESFYYEYLKDVHKFESDNSIKISELKKDTFEQIKHLLNAFINELSNKYNNNMYFNYFFSDAIAEYTNKTIVSKLTKAINTNMVFGTLIAYKLFYVGCSRAKKVLKVIVDKDKIKDYYNEFKDKMNILGFNVIE; encoded by the coding sequence TTGGCTAGCTCAGTAGTTGAAAATAATTTGTTCTTAGTAAATGCTCCGGCCGGTAGTGGAAAAACAACTTTTATAAGAGATAAAATCAATGAAATAATTTCAATTGACAAGGATTTTGCAATTTTATGCATTACATATACAAATCGTGCAGCAGAAGAATTATTGTCAAAAATTAATTCCAAAAATGTTATTATAAAAACAATTCATTCATTTATTTCTGATTTTTTGAATATTTATTTTTCCGATAAAAAGATAATTGATTTATATTTTGATATCTATGAAACCAAAATACAAGAGCGTATTTCATCAACAGATGAAAAAATTATAATTAGTAATCAGAAATTTAAAGACGAGAATGATGGTAAGTTAAGTTTGGAATATTTAAAAGGAACAATTACTAAAATAAAATATAACGAATTATCATTTAATTCTTTATATTATGGAGGTCTGTCTCATGATGATCTGTTGTCTTTTGCTGAAATCATGTTAGATAAATATCCTATACTAAAAAAAAGAATATCTGCTAAATTTAAATATATCTTTATTGATGAATATCAAGATACTTCTGCTAACATTTTACGATTTTTTTATAGCGTTGTAAAAAACACCACTACAAAATTATTTTTGTGTGGAGATAAAATGCAACAAATATACAAAAATTATGATGGTACCTTTGAAGACATGCTAAAAAATTTTGATAAAGAAAGCTATTTCCTGAAAAACAATTATCGCTCAGTCGGTAATATTGTTAATGTTTTAAATAATATATATAATGATGAACAATATAAGCAATTTTCTGATATAAATGATTTGTGTAGTGCTCCTCCATCTTTATATATATCAACGGATTTTAATTATTCACTCTCGATAATAGAACAAAATAATCCTAATATTTTAAAACTTTATATTTTCAATAAAGAACGTTTTAAAAAAATAGGAGCTGAAAATTTATTCGAAGCTGTTTCAAACATGGAAAAATATTCTTTTGGTAGAAAATATGGAGCAGTTGATGTTTTATTAACAAATAATAATGATAATCCAGATCCATTATTTAAATTATTATTTGAAATAAATGATTTTTTTGAAAAACATGAATTAAAACAATATGGATTACTTATCCAAAAAATAAAGAATCCCAAAAATAAAATATATAATAAAAGCATTTTAAAGATCAATGTTCATAATGATAAAATTACTTTTAATAAGTTAATTAATTACGTATATAAAAAATATAATGAAAATTTAAAAATTGCTGACTTTTTAATTGCCTTAAAAGATGAAAACATTATCAACGAATCAATTATGGATGTATTTTTTGAAAACTTAGAAGATAATGAGTATTCAGAAGTTTTAGAACAACCCTTAATAGAATTTAAAAACACATGTAAATATTTAAAGGAACCCCGAATTTCTACACAACATGGTGTAAAGGGAGAAGGTCATGATGAAGTTGTTTTTATTGCAGAAGATTCAAGAAATCCATTAGTAAAAATGTATGGATTTTTTAATTTATTATCTACACATAATATAGATTATACAAGTTTTGAATCTTTTTATTATGAATATTTAAAAGACGTTCATAAATTTGAGTCTGACAATTCTATAAAAATTAGTGAATTAAAAAAAGATACTTTTGAACAAATTAAACATCTATTAAATGCGTTTATTAATGAATTATCAAATAAATACAATAACAATATGTATTTTAATTATTTTTTTTCAGATGCAATTGCGGAGTATACTAATAAAACAATAGTTTCAAAGCTAACTAAAGCAATAAACACTAATATGGTTTTTGGAACTTTAATTGCTTACAAATTGTTTTATGTTGGATGCTCTCGTGCTAAAAAGGTTTTAAAAGTTATCGTAGATAAAGATAAAATTAAAGATTACTATAACGAATTTAAGGATAAAATGAATATATTAGGTTTTAACGTAATTGAATAG
- the ybaK gene encoding Cys-tRNA(Pro) deacylase has product MEYKTNVMRMFDKKNIKYKSYNYVDTDAISGIEVAAALNQNPKQVFKTLVTVSKSKKYYVFMIPVAEELDLKKAASSVNEKSIEMLPLKELLHTTGYIHGGCSPAGMKKFFPTIIDSSAENFQSIIFSAGKIGYQVETSILELKKIIHFELKDIAVTN; this is encoded by the coding sequence ATGGAATATAAAACAAATGTAATGCGAATGTTCGACAAAAAGAACATAAAATATAAATCATATAACTACGTTGACACTGACGCAATAAGCGGAATTGAAGTTGCCGCTGCGTTAAATCAAAACCCAAAACAAGTTTTTAAAACATTGGTAACAGTTTCTAAATCCAAAAAATATTACGTTTTTATGATTCCCGTAGCCGAAGAATTGGACCTAAAGAAAGCGGCTTCTTCCGTTAACGAAAAATCTATCGAAATGTTACCCCTAAAAGAACTTTTGCACACCACTGGATATATCCACGGTGGGTGCTCTCCTGCAGGAATGAAAAAATTTTTTCCAACCATTATCGATAGCTCTGCGGAGAATTTTCAATCAATTATTTTTAGTGCAGGAAAAATCGGCTATCAGGTTGAAACTTCTATTCTTGAATTAAAAAAAATAATTCATTTTGAATTGAAAGATATTGCCGTTACTAATTAA
- a CDS encoding Hsp20/alpha crystallin family protein produces MKFLVRKAPENFIRTVNDEISSLLNRHFDSYFPEAAYWNDADRISMPVEFIDNEKNYEVKAELPGVQKENLDIDIDANYLTINAKKEEEKTASENTSKKTEFSYGEYSRTVYFPEEIDTEKTEAKLEHGVLKINAPKKHVEKDTKKKLLIK; encoded by the coding sequence ATGAAATTTTTAGTTAGAAAAGCACCGGAAAACTTCATCAGAACTGTAAACGACGAAATCAGCTCTTTATTAAACAGACACTTTGACAGCTATTTCCCAGAAGCCGCATACTGGAACGATGCAGATAGAATATCCATGCCTGTAGAATTCATCGATAATGAAAAAAACTACGAAGTCAAAGCAGAATTACCGGGAGTTCAAAAAGAAAATCTTGATATTGATATTGATGCCAATTATTTGACTATAAATGCAAAAAAAGAAGAAGAAAAAACAGCTTCTGAAAATACATCTAAAAAAACCGAATTCAGTTACGGAGAATATTCAAGAACTGTTTACTTCCCAGAAGAAATTGATACAGAAAAAACAGAAGCAAAACTTGAACACGGAGTCTTGAAAATTAATGCCCCAAAAAAGCACGTTGAAAAAGACACCAAAAAGAAACTTTTGATTAAATAA
- a CDS encoding alpha-amylase family glycosyl hydrolase, whose protein sequence is MVKFLKKYIKLFIIINLLFLGNITFAQELAAVQPVKEQPAVEQNLTPLISQDLEKEIKTNLEVVYGSKNVNEIYSNIEQMAKKAVKDRPKKLLEEDKTRTSDWYKDEIIYMFYVDQFGVVTPEKPNSFKDSIKMLDYLKDLGVTTIYILPFADSPMGDSGFDVKNPQNVREDLGGISEFKEFVLAAKDKGFKIKADLVLNHFSDQHQWFQDAMNGDIEKLNYFIVKDKMPEYKKYVDEKKGTIIEYKEANGKISRRRLIFPEITDNHYRKVSIKNKDYYLYHTFYPFQLDINWENPKVLYYCLDTISYWANLGIDIFRMDAIPYFVKEEGSTAENLDKTHDIVKIISSYLQATAPRSVIQAEACQTPKNILPYFGKERTVTTNVADTKKTLTRTDEIQIAYHFPYMPALWASFITEDNKYFVDANKATPEIPQSASWATFLRVHDELTLEMVDPSVRKLIYDELEPKGAEFRKGLGVSGRVANFLDNNTDRILMAYSTLLSLPGIPIIYYGDEIAAQNNYSYAKNEAKKREKNQKKNKIKLLSFFDSRDINRGSLSYEAFYSAMNGNKRLSAKSKVYKNIKHMVELRKANPALSRGSFTILKTKSPKDFAYIREYNGEKYLIVHNLGSTRRVAEIDLPVGIVFNPNKRDAVYLENILNGEIYKLKVSLTQKTTRLLMYPYATLWLKLF, encoded by the coding sequence ATGGTAAAATTTCTCAAAAAATATATTAAACTTTTTATAATTATTAATTTGTTATTTTTAGGTAACATTACATTCGCTCAAGAGCTTGCTGCTGTTCAGCCTGTAAAAGAGCAACCTGCAGTTGAACAAAATTTAACTCCTCTCATATCTCAAGATTTGGAAAAGGAAATAAAAACGAATTTGGAAGTCGTTTATGGCTCTAAAAATGTAAACGAGATTTATTCTAACATTGAGCAAATGGCGAAAAAAGCTGTTAAAGACCGCCCCAAAAAGCTTTTAGAAGAAGACAAAACGAGAACATCTGACTGGTATAAAGATGAAATTATCTACATGTTTTATGTTGACCAGTTTGGGGTTGTAACTCCTGAAAAACCTAATTCCTTTAAAGATTCTATCAAAATGCTGGATTATTTAAAAGATTTGGGCGTCACGACAATATATATTTTGCCCTTTGCTGATTCTCCGATGGGTGATTCAGGGTTTGATGTGAAAAATCCTCAAAATGTCAGAGAAGATTTAGGCGGTATTTCTGAGTTTAAAGAATTTGTTCTGGCTGCTAAGGATAAAGGCTTTAAAATAAAAGCAGATTTGGTGCTCAATCATTTTTCTGACCAACATCAATGGTTCCAAGATGCAATGAATGGTGACATTGAAAAACTTAATTATTTTATTGTCAAAGACAAAATGCCCGAATACAAAAAATATGTTGATGAAAAAAAAGGTACTATAATTGAATATAAAGAAGCTAACGGCAAGATATCCAGAAGAAGACTGATTTTTCCTGAAATTACCGATAATCACTACCGAAAAGTATCTATTAAGAATAAAGATTATTATTTATATCATACTTTTTACCCTTTTCAACTTGATATCAATTGGGAAAATCCCAAAGTATTGTACTATTGTCTTGATACGATAAGCTATTGGGCTAATTTGGGTATCGATATATTTAGAATGGATGCAATCCCTTACTTTGTAAAAGAAGAAGGTTCAACGGCTGAAAATTTAGATAAAACACACGATATTGTTAAAATTATAAGCTCTTATCTTCAAGCAACGGCTCCCCGCTCTGTTATTCAAGCGGAAGCTTGCCAAACTCCTAAAAATATTCTTCCTTATTTTGGTAAAGAAAGAACTGTGACTACAAATGTCGCAGATACCAAAAAGACTTTAACTAGAACCGATGAAATTCAAATTGCATACCATTTCCCTTATATGCCTGCTCTTTGGGCAAGTTTTATAACAGAGGATAATAAATATTTTGTTGATGCAAATAAGGCAACTCCTGAAATCCCTCAAAGTGCTTCTTGGGCTACTTTTTTAAGGGTTCACGATGAGCTTACACTTGAGATGGTCGACCCTTCTGTTAGAAAATTGATATATGATGAATTGGAGCCAAAAGGAGCAGAATTTAGAAAAGGACTCGGTGTTAGCGGTAGAGTTGCAAATTTTCTAGATAATAATACAGATAGGATTTTGATGGCATACTCAACATTGCTATCTTTGCCGGGTATTCCTATTATTTATTACGGTGATGAAATCGCCGCTCAAAACAATTATTCTTATGCCAAAAATGAGGCTAAAAAACGAGAAAAAAATCAAAAGAAAAATAAAATAAAACTTCTTTCTTTCTTTGACAGCAGAGATATTAACAGAGGTTCGTTATCTTATGAAGCTTTCTATTCTGCTATGAACGGCAACAAAAGACTCTCTGCAAAATCTAAAGTCTATAAAAATATTAAACATATGGTTGAACTTAGAAAAGCTAATCCTGCTCTTTCTAGAGGCAGTTTTACTATTTTGAAAACAAAGTCACCTAAAGATTTTGCTTACATCAGAGAATATAATGGAGAAAAATATCTAATCGTTCACAACTTGGGAAGCACTCGCAGAGTTGCTGAAATCGATTTGCCTGTCGGAATAGTCTTTAACCCGAATAAGCGTGATGCCGTTTATTTAGAAAATATTCTTAACGGTGAGATATATAAATTAAAAGTCTCTTTAACTCAAAAAACAACAAGGCTTCTTATGTATCCTTATGCGACTCTTTGGTTAAAACTTTTTTAA
- a CDS encoding acyltransferase family protein yields MDKIFSDKINLLKALAIMLVVSGHLEFSLMGIFPPYSFQLSLFFFISGMLFKDKYLNEVGTYLERRVKSLLIPYFSYETFYIGVTTFIFYLTGKWWGMPLTFKNIFITPFLNGHQLDLCCPLWFVPQLFISMIIFLFAMRVLNGINKNRWFHLTFFIILGFCSIPLIKSIPNSPLNLLIFRTAFSMFFIYLGHFYIKYIKDKHDIFTPNWLGAIIIFQSILWLFNRDFDPVHGIGLSYVLVWARFDSQLIVPVLTSLTGIWASLYLIKIIYPYFKDIKFLKQMGENTYSIMANHLLVMYVITAIIFAIKGIPISERNAQNIYWIYDPKQTTYLYFVLTMIISTYIGVLQKKIKKVLTKESHKDT; encoded by the coding sequence ATGGATAAAATATTTTCAGATAAAATAAATTTATTAAAAGCTTTGGCTATAATGCTTGTTGTATCAGGACATTTAGAATTTTCCCTTATGGGTATTTTCCCTCCGTATTCCTTTCAATTATCGCTATTTTTCTTTATCTCGGGAATGCTTTTTAAGGATAAATATCTAAATGAGGTCGGAACATATCTTGAAAGACGGGTTAAAAGCTTGCTGATTCCCTATTTTAGTTACGAAACCTTTTATATTGGCGTAACAACATTTATTTTTTATCTCACAGGTAAATGGTGGGGAATGCCATTGACATTTAAAAATATATTTATAACGCCGTTTTTAAACGGTCATCAACTTGATTTATGTTGTCCATTGTGGTTTGTACCACAGCTTTTTATCAGCATGATAATATTTTTATTTGCAATGCGAGTACTCAACGGGATAAACAAAAACAGATGGTTCCATTTAACTTTCTTTATTATTCTCGGATTTTGTTCCATACCATTGATAAAAAGTATCCCGAATTCTCCACTTAATTTATTAATATTCAGAACAGCTTTTTCAATGTTTTTCATATATTTAGGGCATTTTTACATTAAATACATAAAAGACAAACACGATATATTTACTCCAAACTGGCTTGGAGCGATTATTATATTTCAATCTATTTTGTGGCTTTTCAACCGTGACTTCGACCCGGTGCACGGTATAGGGCTAAGCTATGTATTGGTTTGGGCAAGATTTGACAGCCAGCTTATAGTCCCTGTATTAACTTCGCTTACAGGAATTTGGGCGAGTCTTTACTTAATCAAAATCATTTATCCGTACTTTAAAGATATTAAATTTTTAAAACAAATGGGTGAAAATACATACAGCATTATGGCTAATCATTTGCTTGTTATGTATGTTATAACAGCAATAATTTTTGCAATAAAAGGCATCCCGATTTCAGAAAGAAATGCTCAAAACATATATTGGATTTACGACCCAAAACAGACAACATATCTATATTTTGTTCTTACAATGATAATTTCAACTTATATCGGAGTTTTGCAAAAGAAGATTAAAAAAGTTTTAACCAAAGAGTCGCATAAGGATACATAA
- a CDS encoding ATP-grasp domain-containing protein translates to MKKIISKLEIIALCVKIITIDKTRLGRRMFILEEPYVSKFLIQTMEEKGYSVLENEVSKRYAVDYKLNLVDSPTSSAVINVSEDVKIYSNSENSIKWVLQNFKDSALSTYIYSFKDKVEFRKLIASIYPDFFFKEIKFSELDSVKTDSLVFPCIIKPVVGFLSLGVHKIDTPQDWNFIVSEIKKEVSDFSKMFPSEVVNSKKFIVEELIEGREYAVDAYYTHNGEPVILNIFEHPFVNASDVSDRAYISSKKIIEKYLKKFSSVLKKIGHIVNLKDFPMHIELRVTPTGEIIPIEINPMRFAGWCTTDLAYYAYGINIYECFAEDKKPNWEKILKNKGDEIYYFAMAEAPVDEDKIHSLSVQYEKLKKNFSHILNFRKIDYKEKPMAAIVFGYADNYEEIAEILKLNMKDFVKYEEVICK, encoded by the coding sequence ATGAAGAAAATTATTTCAAAACTTGAAATTATCGCTTTATGTGTGAAAATAATAACGATTGACAAAACAAGGTTGGGTAGACGAATGTTTATTTTGGAAGAACCTTATGTTTCAAAGTTTTTGATACAAACAATGGAAGAAAAGGGCTATAGCGTTTTAGAAAATGAAGTTTCTAAACGATATGCTGTGGATTATAAGTTGAATTTGGTTGATTCGCCTACTTCTTCTGCTGTGATAAATGTTAGTGAAGATGTCAAGATATACTCAAATTCTGAAAATTCAATAAAATGGGTACTCCAAAATTTCAAAGATTCTGCTTTATCTACATATATTTATTCTTTTAAAGACAAAGTCGAGTTTAGGAAACTCATTGCATCTATTTATCCTGATTTCTTTTTCAAAGAAATAAAATTCTCTGAACTTGATAGCGTAAAGACTGATTCTCTTGTTTTCCCTTGCATTATAAAGCCGGTTGTCGGTTTTTTAAGCCTTGGCGTGCACAAAATAGATACGCCGCAAGATTGGAATTTTATTGTATCTGAAATTAAAAAAGAGGTTTCTGATTTTTCAAAAATGTTCCCCTCCGAAGTTGTCAATTCTAAAAAATTTATTGTTGAAGAATTGATTGAGGGCAGAGAATATGCCGTTGATGCCTATTATACACATAATGGAGAGCCTGTTATTTTAAATATATTTGAGCATCCTTTTGTAAATGCTTCAGATGTTAGCGATAGGGCTTATATTTCTTCTAAAAAAATAATTGAAAAATATTTGAAAAAATTTAGTTCTGTTTTAAAAAAAATCGGACATATTGTCAATTTAAAAGACTTTCCTATGCATATCGAGCTTAGAGTCACGCCTACGGGCGAGATAATTCCTATCGAAATCAATCCTATGCGTTTTGCAGGTTGGTGCACAACAGATTTGGCGTATTATGCCTATGGTATTAATATTTATGAATGTTTCGCTGAAGACAAAAAACCGAATTGGGAAAAAATTCTAAAAAATAAAGGCGATGAAATATATTATTTTGCCATGGCAGAGGCCCCTGTTGATGAAGATAAAATACATTCTTTAAGTGTTCAATATGAAAAGTTGAAGAAAAATTTTTCTCATATTTTGAATTTCAGAAAGATAGATTATAAAGAAAAACCAATGGCCGCAATAGTTTTTGGCTATGCTGATAATTATGAAGAAATTGCAGAAATTTTGAAGTTAAATATGAAAGATTTTGTTAAATATGAAGAGGTTATATGCAAGTAG
- a CDS encoding HAD-IA family hydrolase, with the protein MTNLIIFDLDGTLIYSAEDLKDSVNFALSKFGYPEHSVKEIISFVGNGIEKLIERAIPNGRNNTHFEECLEIFKAHYLKNMFNKTAPYEGIPKLLDDLRSEGYKLAVLSNKFLPAVKGICDLYFKDQIDYVLGANSEIGKKPDPRGVNTIIKHFNANKKDCILVGDSETDIETAKNANINCISVDWGYKSTDFLAKNGATKIVSDTSELFAAIKSY; encoded by the coding sequence ATGACAAATCTAATAATATTCGACCTTGACGGTACTTTAATTTATTCAGCGGAAGACTTGAAAGACAGCGTAAATTTTGCCCTGTCAAAATTCGGCTACCCTGAACATTCAGTCAAAGAAATAATATCTTTTGTCGGAAACGGGATTGAAAAGCTTATAGAGCGTGCTATTCCTAACGGTCGAAACAACACGCATTTTGAAGAATGCCTTGAAATTTTCAAAGCTCACTATTTAAAGAATATGTTCAACAAAACTGCACCCTACGAAGGAATTCCCAAATTATTAGATGATTTAAGAAGCGAAGGATACAAACTCGCTGTTCTTTCAAATAAATTTTTACCCGCTGTAAAAGGGATTTGCGATTTATATTTCAAAGATCAAATTGACTATGTTTTGGGAGCAAATTCTGAGATAGGGAAAAAACCTGACCCGCGAGGAGTAAACACCATAATAAAGCACTTTAATGCAAATAAAAAAGACTGTATCCTTGTCGGTGACTCAGAGACAGATATTGAAACAGCAAAAAATGCAAATATCAATTGCATAAGTGTAGATTGGGGATACAAATCAACAGATTTTTTGGCTAAAAATGGTGCAACAAAAATAGTATCTGACACCAGCGAACTATTTGCGGCAATAAAAAGCTACTAG